In Fulvitalea axinellae, the DNA window AATTAATGGTCAAATTAAGTTTAAAAACTTGATTTTTGACTAAATATATAGTCATTCATAAACTTGAATTTTTTGAAGACAAAACGGCGAACTTGTGGTTTATATGTTGAAAATAGAAAAATAGATATCTATGAGTCTGGGTTTCTATTATTAATAAATGATTAGAAGTCAATAAGATGCGAGTTTATGTGTGGATTGAGGGAATTCGGATAAAATAGAAAAGCATTGTATTTATAGCCTAAACGTTGGTGTAGTATTCTAGAAAAACAGACCGATTCACTACATTTTCGAGAATGTCGTTTAGGAAATAAAACGGAAAAGAACGCCTCAGTGGCCGGTTTTCGTTTCTGGCGACAGGGCTTGGCTTTCATCAATGTAATTCTCAAATTAGCCCCGTTTGACGGTTCGGAATGGTCATCCGGGCCGTTGTCAAGAGATTTTATAGTAATAGTTTTATGAGGATTGTTGATATTATTCAGCGCAAGCGCGATGGGCACGAGCTCACGAACAAGCAAATCGTGACCTTGCTCGACAGTTACTTGGAGGGCACAGTGCCCGACTACCAAGTGTCGGCGTTTCTGATGGCGGTGTATTTCCGCGGGATGACGGATGCCGAGCTGAAGACTTTCACCGACTGCATGATGCGGTCCGGTGATTTGGTCGAGTTCCACGGAGTGAATAAATTCCTGGTGGACAAGCACAGTACTGGCGGTGTCGGCGACAAGACCACGATAGCCTTGGCTCCGCTTTTGGCGGCTTTCGATATCGGGACGGCCAAGCTTTCGGGCAAAGGTTTGGGCCATACAGGCGGCACCATCGACAAGCTTGAGGCCATCCCTGGCTTTACGTTTCCTGAAACCCGTGACGAATTGGTTAAGAACGTCAACGAAACGGGAATCGGGATTATGGGATATTCCGAGAATATAGTGCCCTTGGATAAGCGTCTGTACTCCCTGCGTGACGTTACGGCTACCGTATCCAGTATTCCGCTTATCGCCAGCAGTATCATGAGCAAGAAATTGGCGGTTTACGCCGATGGTATTATGCTGGATGTAAAGGTAGGTGCTGGCGCTTTTATGAAAAATGAGGAAGACGCTCGTCTTCTGGCCAAAACTATGTTGGGCATCGGTAAAAGCTTCGATCGGAAAATGGTCGTGCACCTTACCAATATGGACCAGCCTTTAGGTTTGGCCGTTGGTAACAGCCTGGAAGTAATCGAAGCCATCGAGACGCTGAAAGGAAACGGTCCGGAGGATTTTACCCAACTTATCCTTCACCTTACTGGTACGGCATTGTTCCTAAACGGTAGGGCCGAAACTATAGAGGCGGGTACCGAAATGGCCGATCGCATGATCAGTACGGAAGAGCCTTTGGAGAAAATGAGGATGTTTATCCGCTCTTGCGGTGGTGATGCCGGAATCGTTGACGACTATAGCCGTATCCCGGTAGCGACAAATACCTTGGACGTATTAAGCAAGGAGTCTGGATATGTGTCTCAAATCGAGGCGGAGGAAATTGGAAAGGCCGCTATGATTTTGGGTGCGGGCCGTCCTACAAAAGAGTCTGTAATCGACCATTCGGTTGGTTTGGTGTTAAATAAAAAGGTTGGAGATAAAGTGAAAGCCGGAGAAAAACTGGCGACGCTTTATTATACTGGTGACGAACATCTGCAACAGGCCTCGGAAAAGACCGTTAAGGCTTTCAGTTTTAGTATCGAGCCGGTTCCGGCTTCACCTGTGTTGTTGGACACTATCCAAGAGTTATAAAATCAAGAGAGAAATAAATTGGTCAAGAGAGGGCACGGGTTTTCTTTTGTGAGAGCCTTGCGTCCTGAAAACTACTTATTATGGACATTGCGAAATACATCGATCACACGCTTTTGGCGGCGGTAGCCACTCCGGCCGATATCAAAAAACTTTGTGCCGAAGCCAAAGAGCACGGATTCTTTTCGGTTTGCGTTAACTCGGGATATGTTTCCTTGGCGAAAAGCGAATTGAAGGGGACTGACGTGAAGGTTTGTTCCGTGGTCGGTTTTCCTTTGGGCCAAATGGCCAAGGAAGCCAAAGTGGCCGAAACAGAGATTGCCATAGCCCACGGTGCCGATGAGATTGATATGGTAATCAATGTCGGAGCCCTCAAGTCGGGTGATGAGGCATTGGTATACGAGGAAATCAAAGCCTTGAAAGAGGTTGTGGGTCCGGATCGTGTACTGAAGGTGATTATCGAGACTTGCTACCTTACCGATGAGGAGAAAGTGAAAGCTTGCGAGCTGTCAGTTAAGGCAAATGCCGATTTCGTAAAGACCTCTACAGGTTTCGGAACAGGCGGAGCCACTTTCGAAGACGCTAAATTGATGTTTGATACAGTGGACGGAAAAGCTTTGGTGAAAGCCTCAGGTGGCGTTCGCGATTTCGAAACTGCCGACAAGTACATCAAAATAGGCGTAAAACGTCTTGGTACCAGCAACGGTATCGCCATCGTAAACGGCGGAACCGGCGAGGGATATTAATTGAGTGAGGTTCGTATTATGTAGGTCGGGCTTGCCCTGTCCGCCCATACGCAGGCTTATAAGAGGAAAGCCAAATGTTACGGACTGATAAAACTCAAAAAGAATAGGGCAAAAAACAAGGCACGGGGTCAGACCTCGTGCCTGTCATGCTTGCGAGAGTTTGACAAAAAATCAAAGAGAGGATTCGAATTATGAGTAAGAATAAAATCAACAGGGTAGCCCTAGTCGTGCTCGACAGCGTTGGCATAGGATACGCCGACGA includes these proteins:
- a CDS encoding thymidine phosphorylase: MRIVDIIQRKRDGHELTNKQIVTLLDSYLEGTVPDYQVSAFLMAVYFRGMTDAELKTFTDCMMRSGDLVEFHGVNKFLVDKHSTGGVGDKTTIALAPLLAAFDIGTAKLSGKGLGHTGGTIDKLEAIPGFTFPETRDELVKNVNETGIGIMGYSENIVPLDKRLYSLRDVTATVSSIPLIASSIMSKKLAVYADGIMLDVKVGAGAFMKNEEDARLLAKTMLGIGKSFDRKMVVHLTNMDQPLGLAVGNSLEVIEAIETLKGNGPEDFTQLILHLTGTALFLNGRAETIEAGTEMADRMISTEEPLEKMRMFIRSCGGDAGIVDDYSRIPVATNTLDVLSKESGYVSQIEAEEIGKAAMILGAGRPTKESVIDHSVGLVLNKKVGDKVKAGEKLATLYYTGDEHLQQASEKTVKAFSFSIEPVPASPVLLDTIQEL
- the deoC gene encoding deoxyribose-phosphate aldolase, with translation MDIAKYIDHTLLAAVATPADIKKLCAEAKEHGFFSVCVNSGYVSLAKSELKGTDVKVCSVVGFPLGQMAKEAKVAETEIAIAHGADEIDMVINVGALKSGDEALVYEEIKALKEVVGPDRVLKVIIETCYLTDEEKVKACELSVKANADFVKTSTGFGTGGATFEDAKLMFDTVDGKALVKASGGVRDFETADKYIKIGVKRLGTSNGIAIVNGGTGEGY